One window of Thioalbus denitrificans genomic DNA carries:
- the pgeF gene encoding peptidoglycan editing factor PgeF encodes MSPDDLILPDWPAPARVRAACTLRTGGVSGGPYASLNLGDHVGDAPAAVAANRARLAAALALPAEPLWLNQVHGCAVAESGTAVAGCEADAAVARGPGRACAVLTADCLPVLFCDLDGSRVAAVHAGWRGLAAGVLEAAVTALQTEPGRLLAWLGPAIGPSAYEVGGEVRRAFLENTPGADAAFRPSPAGRWLADLYTLARLRLAAAGVTAVYGGHWCTFTAVDRFFSYRRDGVTGRMASLVWIAD; translated from the coding sequence ATGTCCCCCGACGACCTCATCCTCCCCGACTGGCCCGCGCCCGCCCGGGTACGGGCAGCCTGCACCCTCCGTACCGGCGGGGTGAGCGGCGGACCCTACGCCAGCCTGAACCTCGGTGACCACGTGGGCGATGCCCCGGCCGCGGTGGCCGCCAACCGCGCGCGCCTCGCCGCCGCCCTGGCGCTCCCCGCCGAACCCCTGTGGCTGAACCAGGTGCACGGCTGCGCGGTGGCGGAGTCGGGGACGGCCGTCGCCGGCTGCGAAGCCGACGCGGCGGTGGCCCGGGGGCCGGGCCGGGCCTGTGCCGTGCTGACCGCCGACTGCCTTCCGGTCCTGTTCTGCGACCTCGATGGCAGCCGGGTGGCGGCCGTCCACGCCGGCTGGCGCGGGCTGGCGGCCGGCGTGCTGGAGGCGGCTGTCACCGCCCTGCAGACCGAACCGGGCCGACTGCTCGCCTGGCTGGGCCCGGCCATAGGGCCGTCCGCCTACGAGGTGGGCGGGGAGGTGCGCCGGGCGTTTCTCGAGAACACGCCCGGTGCCGACGCCGCCTTTCGCCCCTCGCCCGCGGGTCGCTGGCTGGCGGATCTCTACACCCTCGCCCGGCTGCGCCTGGCGGCAGCCGGTGTCACCGCGGTGTACGGCGGGCACTGGTGCACCTTCACCGCCGTGGACCGTTTCTTCTCCTATCGCCGGGACGGCGTCACCGGCCGCATGGCCAGCCTGGTCTGGATCGCGGACTGA
- the rluD gene encoding 23S rRNA pseudouridine(1911/1915/1917) synthase RluD, with protein MRKSLSLSAAIPEEMAGSRLDQALAGLFPDYSRSRLQAWIRDGCVEVDGRHLRPRDRVEGGEQVRIRAELEANDNWEGQPIHLDIVHEDDELLVINKPAGLVVHPAAGNPDSTLVNALLHHAPELARVPRAGLVHRLDKETSGLLVVARTLGAHTRLVEQLQARTMGREYEAVCVGVLTGGGKVDAPIGRHPVQRKRMAVVLNGKPAVTHYRVAERFRGHTRIRVRLETGRTHQIRVHMAHIRHPLLGDPVYGGRLQLPPGATEPLVEALRAFRRQALHAWRLSLVHPATGEAVSWEAPLPDDMVRLIEVLREDARHLEVEPWDV; from the coding sequence ATGCGCAAGTCCCTTTCTCTATCCGCCGCCATCCCCGAAGAGATGGCCGGCTCCCGGCTGGATCAGGCCCTCGCGGGGCTGTTTCCCGACTACTCGCGCTCACGGCTGCAGGCCTGGATCCGGGACGGCTGCGTGGAGGTCGACGGCCGCCACCTTCGCCCACGGGACCGGGTGGAGGGCGGCGAGCAGGTCCGGATCCGGGCCGAGCTGGAGGCCAATGATAATTGGGAAGGCCAGCCGATTCACCTGGACATTGTCCACGAGGACGACGAGCTGCTGGTCATCAACAAGCCGGCGGGGCTGGTCGTGCACCCCGCGGCCGGAAATCCGGACTCCACCCTGGTCAATGCCCTGCTGCATCATGCTCCGGAGCTGGCCCGGGTGCCCCGCGCCGGGCTGGTGCACCGGCTGGACAAGGAGACCAGCGGACTGCTGGTGGTGGCCCGCACTCTGGGGGCCCACACCCGGCTGGTGGAGCAGCTGCAGGCCCGCACCATGGGGCGGGAGTACGAGGCGGTCTGCGTCGGCGTGCTCACCGGCGGCGGGAAGGTGGATGCTCCCATCGGACGGCACCCGGTCCAGCGCAAGCGCATGGCGGTGGTGCTGAACGGCAAGCCGGCCGTGACCCACTACCGGGTGGCGGAGCGTTTCCGCGGCCACACCCGCATCCGGGTCCGGCTGGAGACCGGCCGCACCCACCAGATCCGGGTGCACATGGCCCATATCCGCCATCCGCTCCTGGGGGACCCCGTCTATGGCGGACGGCTCCAGCTCCCCCCCGGCGCCACCGAACCGCTGGTGGAGGCGCTGCGCGCATTCCGCCGCCAGGCCCTGCATGCCTGGCGGCTGAGCCTCGTGCATCCCGCCACGGGGGAGGCGGTCAGCTGGGAGGCCCCCCTCCCGGACGACATGGTCCGGCTCATCGAGGTCCTGCGGGAGGACGCCCGGCACCTCGAGGTCGAGCCCTGGGATGTTTGA
- a CDS encoding outer membrane protein assembly factor BamD, giving the protein MRITTLLLLLTLLLTGGCSLLPDKIDETKDWSADRLYSEAKSALDEGDYENAIRFYELLEARFPFGRYAQQAQLEIIYAYYKYDESASAVAAADRFIKLHPRHPNVDYAYYMKGLANFNMGRGLIERYLPRDESQRDPGAARQSFQDFSDLVLRFPDSKYAADARQRMLFLRNNLAQYELNVADYYMRRGAYVAAANRARYVVENYPRTPATPDALAMLARAYRAMDMDDLAADALRVLKLNYPEHPALRAAAAR; this is encoded by the coding sequence ATGCGAATCACCACCCTGCTACTGCTGCTCACCCTGCTGCTGACCGGCGGCTGTTCCCTGCTCCCGGACAAGATCGACGAGACCAAGGACTGGTCGGCGGATCGGCTCTACAGCGAGGCCAAGTCCGCGCTCGACGAGGGCGACTACGAGAACGCCATCCGGTTCTACGAACTGCTCGAGGCCCGCTTCCCCTTCGGCCGCTACGCCCAGCAGGCGCAGCTGGAGATCATCTACGCCTACTACAAGTACGACGAGTCGGCATCGGCCGTCGCGGCGGCGGACCGTTTCATCAAGCTTCACCCCCGCCACCCCAATGTGGACTACGCCTACTACATGAAGGGTCTGGCGAACTTCAACATGGGCCGGGGGCTGATCGAGCGCTACCTGCCGCGGGACGAATCCCAGCGCGATCCCGGGGCGGCCCGCCAGTCATTCCAGGACTTCTCCGACCTGGTCCTGCGTTTCCCGGACAGCAAGTACGCCGCCGATGCCCGCCAGCGCATGCTGTTCCTGCGCAACAACCTCGCCCAGTACGAGCTCAACGTGGCCGACTACTACATGCGCCGGGGCGCCTATGTCGCGGCCGCCAACCGGGCCCGCTACGTGGTGGAGAACTATCCGCGCACCCCGGCCACGCCGGACGCGCTGGCCATGCTGGCCCGCGCCTACCGGGCCATGGACATGGACGACCTCGCCGCGGACGCCCTGCGGGTACTGAAGCTCAACTACCCCGAGCACCCGGCCCTGCGGGCAGCGGCGGCGAGGTGA